In one window of Bdellovibrio bacteriovorus W DNA:
- a CDS encoding gufA protein (COG0428 Predicted divalent heavy-metal cations transporter): protein MGASFLNAIIGGLVTGLSTIIGALPVRFQRSSGVWNPWRLLNLDFALGMMIVAAVMNLIMPAFQSTPDSLSIIFCILSGIVSLRVLSRLLHRSSPEHWKTHGRTTLFIIAMMLHNFPEGMASGAALSDSISDARNWGVVLAIVLQNFPEGLATAAAFLSLGVSRKTAFWGAALTGFVEIFGGLVAGLFATVTHNSLPFILAFAGGAMLIVTIEEIAHKIHDQGFKYLGRLDFLLGLGLILILNLSLSFS, encoded by the coding sequence ATGGGTGCATCCTTTTTAAATGCCATTATTGGGGGCCTCGTAACAGGTCTTTCGACGATCATTGGCGCTCTTCCCGTTCGCTTTCAACGCTCTTCCGGCGTATGGAATCCTTGGCGCCTTCTCAATCTAGATTTTGCATTAGGCATGATGATTGTCGCCGCGGTGATGAACCTTATCATGCCCGCTTTTCAAAGCACTCCTGACTCTTTGAGTATTATCTTTTGCATACTTTCTGGCATCGTGAGTCTGCGAGTTTTAAGTCGCCTCTTGCATCGCTCTAGCCCTGAGCATTGGAAAACCCATGGACGCACAACTTTATTTATTATTGCGATGATGTTGCATAACTTTCCTGAAGGCATGGCCTCGGGAGCGGCTTTGAGTGACTCTATTTCTGACGCCAGGAACTGGGGAGTTGTCCTAGCTATTGTTCTGCAAAACTTTCCCGAAGGGCTTGCCACGGCCGCGGCCTTTCTGTCTTTGGGAGTTTCTCGTAAGACGGCCTTCTGGGGAGCTGCACTGACAGGTTTTGTAGAAATCTTTGGTGGTTTGGTTGCAGGGCTCTTTGCGACGGTCACACATAATAGTTTGCCCTTTATATTGGCTTTTGCTGGTGGTGCCATGCTGATAGTGACCATCGAAGAAATTGCTCATAAGATCCACGATCAGGGCTTTAAGTATCTTGGGCGTCTGGATTTCCTCTTGGGATTAGGTCTAATTCTGATTCTAAATCTCTCTCTTTCCTTCTCATAA
- a CDS encoding outer membrane protein (COG2885 Outer membrane protein and related peptidoglycan-associated (lipo)proteins), with protein sequence MSKWIRTKIIIEGHTDNTGNADINTELSQKRAQAVETFLQKGHMAQVEMEAVGKGSSSPISDNKTAKGRAENRRIDLVIETN encoded by the coding sequence TTGAGCAAGTGGATCCGGACAAAAATTATTATTGAAGGCCACACAGATAACACTGGAAATGCTGATATCAACACCGAGCTTTCACAAAAAAGAGCCCAAGCTGTTGAGACCTTCCTCCAAAAAGGTCACATGGCTCAAGTAGAGATGGAAGCCGTGGGTAAAGGTTCTAGCAGTCCTATTAGTGATAATAAAACAGCTAAAGGCCGCGCTGAGAATAGACGTATTGATCTCGTCATTGAAACAAACTAA
- a CDS encoding sodium/glutamate symport carrier protein (COG0786 Na+/glutamate symporter) → MNFTNLQTLAIAALVVYFGMYLKKKISFIDRYNLPAPVIGGFIFALAVSVLKSYDFVELKFLKNYEESLMIAFFASIGYSASLRLLKEGGKLVLIFLALAVGGLLLQVGAGLGVAKVLGEHPLMGILTGPIALTGGPGTALAFAPLIEAKGVEGASIIGLTAAMGGILIGGLLGNPIATYLIRKHRLKDEVTSQNIKKSEELILKAYPGKDIIVTILALCFIMGIGTTLSSWINDLGVTLPVYIGSMVIAAIVRNIEDVKPIFRINPDWIEEIGGVALTLFIATAIMTLRLEELRHAALPLIMFLVTQALFVALVALGPSFRLTGKDYEASVISAGYVGFMMGTSANAMANMSSLVQKYGPSPKAFLVVPLVGSCFIDFINAAIITLFINLF, encoded by the coding sequence ATGAATTTTACGAATTTGCAGACCTTAGCTATCGCAGCCCTTGTTGTTTATTTCGGAATGTATCTAAAGAAAAAAATTTCTTTTATTGATCGTTACAATCTTCCCGCTCCCGTCATTGGTGGATTTATTTTTGCTCTCGCCGTGTCGGTTCTTAAATCCTATGATTTTGTTGAGCTCAAGTTTTTAAAAAACTACGAAGAAAGCTTGATGATTGCGTTCTTTGCTTCCATTGGGTACTCAGCCTCTTTACGCCTTCTGAAAGAGGGTGGAAAACTAGTTCTTATCTTTCTAGCACTGGCGGTCGGTGGTCTTTTACTGCAAGTGGGTGCCGGACTTGGTGTTGCTAAAGTCCTCGGAGAACACCCCCTCATGGGAATTCTAACGGGCCCTATCGCCCTGACAGGTGGCCCAGGGACTGCTCTTGCCTTTGCGCCGTTGATAGAAGCAAAAGGCGTGGAAGGGGCTTCAATCATTGGCCTGACTGCCGCTATGGGAGGAATCCTTATTGGGGGTCTTTTAGGAAACCCTATCGCCACCTATTTAATTCGTAAGCATCGCCTGAAAGATGAAGTCACTTCTCAGAATATCAAAAAGTCTGAAGAGCTGATTTTGAAAGCATATCCCGGCAAAGATATTATCGTTACGATTTTAGCACTTTGTTTTATTATGGGGATCGGGACAACACTCAGTTCATGGATTAATGATCTTGGAGTTACCTTGCCCGTTTATATCGGCTCTATGGTCATTGCTGCCATTGTCAGAAATATTGAAGATGTAAAACCTATCTTCCGAATTAATCCAGATTGGATTGAAGAAATCGGAGGAGTTGCATTAACACTATTTATCGCAACAGCAATTATGACCCTTCGCCTCGAAGAACTGCGCCATGCGGCTTTGCCTCTGATCATGTTCCTAGTTACTCAAGCATTGTTTGTAGCCTTAGTAGCTTTAGGCCCCTCGTTTAGACTTACTGGCAAAGATTATGAAGCCTCAGTGATTAGTGCTGGATACGTTGGTTTTATGATGGGAACTTCAGCAAACGCCATGGCAAATATGTCATCACTTGTGCAAAAATATGGCCCTTCTCCAAAGGCCTTCTTGGTAGTTCCACTTGTAGGATCGTGTTTTATTGATTTTATAAATGCTGCGATCATCACTTTATTTATTAACTTATTTTAA
- a CDS encoding outer membrane protein produces MKLRNHLSLSGLLVAAVLVVGCASKPPQYENISSSANPSSEIERTEEMLREARERQVDVLSPDNYADARKALEKAKEQRRNGASNEKVLTEVAYARGWLDEANAKSQITETAISDIRDARAGALRAGAPQMFSSEWDKYEKELKSVTSSIEKNNLSPAEKKGNDLVTRYRDLEIKSVRHAQLGEAEKILESARKDDAEKRAPKTYEMASTTFRNAERTIARDSRNMAMIQEVSRDADMRARHLSEVMEKVKAGNTEALVLTAERQRHDLKDLRRDYASTESELNQTSQERDRLQQTYIASTSAEKIRKHFKPNEAEVFTQNGKVMVRLKGLQFPTGKDTIGPRNQALLNKVESALEQVDPDKNYY; encoded by the coding sequence ATGAAATTACGCAATCACCTTTCTCTATCAGGCTTGCTTGTGGCCGCAGTCCTCGTCGTCGGTTGCGCTAGCAAACCCCCTCAGTACGAAAACATTTCATCCAGCGCGAATCCAAGCTCTGAGATCGAAAGGACTGAAGAAATGCTTCGCGAAGCGCGTGAGCGCCAAGTGGATGTACTTTCTCCAGATAACTACGCGGATGCTCGAAAAGCTTTAGAAAAAGCTAAAGAACAACGTCGCAATGGCGCCTCTAACGAAAAAGTTCTGACGGAAGTGGCCTATGCTCGCGGGTGGCTCGATGAAGCCAACGCGAAATCCCAAATCACGGAAACCGCTATTAGTGATATTAGAGATGCCCGCGCTGGCGCCTTGCGTGCCGGAGCTCCACAAATGTTTTCGTCTGAATGGGATAAGTATGAAAAAGAGCTAAAGAGTGTCACCTCTTCAATTGAAAAAAACAATCTTTCTCCGGCCGAGAAAAAAGGAAACGACCTAGTCACTCGCTATCGTGACCTTGAAATAAAATCCGTTCGCCATGCACAGCTCGGTGAGGCGGAAAAAATACTCGAATCAGCTCGTAAAGATGATGCCGAAAAAAGAGCACCAAAAACATACGAGATGGCTTCAACGACATTTAGAAACGCCGAAAGAACGATTGCCCGTGACTCTCGCAATATGGCAATGATTCAGGAAGTTTCGCGTGATGCTGATATGAGAGCTCGCCATCTTTCAGAAGTGATGGAGAAAGTAAAAGCTGGTAATACGGAAGCCTTGGTTCTTACCGCCGAAAGACAACGTCATGATCTCAAAGATCTTCGCCGCGATTATGCTTCTACGGAAAGTGAACTGAATCAGACTTCCCAAGAGCGCGACCGACTTCAACAAACTTATATTGCATCAACCTCTGCAGAAAAAATTCGTAAACACTTTAAGCCAAACGAAGCCGAAGTCTTTACACAAAATGGCAAAGTCATGGTTCGCCTCAAAGGTCTGCAATTCCCGACAGGAAAAGACACCATCGGGCCTCGCAACCAAGCTCTGCTTAACAAAGTCGAGTCCGCTCTTGAGCAAGTGGATCCGGACAAAAATTATTATTGA
- a CDS encoding putative transposase, whose amino-acid sequence MACKKSFSTRTLSPTFGQKRVDLNVQIFKLATSGVALREIARLLNCNYKTVYYKFKWLGHRAKEFHKNQHFNSKEVFFDEMESIEHTKLKPLTIALAVNEHYQLLGVQVGSIPAKGHLANIAYRKYGYRANESSDKINELLLSIRSKAESIQEIKSDAKPLYKKLVQNIFPNVPYKQFTSRDNKEKRREQKYLSSEKRIHDPLFPLNHTCAVLRDHIKRLARKSWCTSKIKEHLELNIYLYIAKLNQYRFM is encoded by the coding sequence TTGGCCTGCAAGAAGTCCTTTTCTACTAGAACTTTATCCCCTACATTTGGACAAAAAAGAGTCGATCTTAATGTACAGATTTTTAAACTTGCAACCTCAGGAGTAGCTCTAAGAGAGATCGCAAGACTATTAAACTGTAACTATAAAACCGTGTACTATAAATTTAAATGGCTCGGCCATAGAGCAAAAGAGTTTCACAAGAATCAACATTTCAATTCCAAAGAAGTGTTTTTTGATGAAATGGAATCTATTGAACATACAAAACTCAAACCCCTTACTATTGCACTAGCAGTTAATGAACATTACCAATTATTAGGTGTTCAGGTAGGAAGTATTCCCGCCAAGGGACATCTTGCGAATATAGCTTATAGAAAATACGGGTATAGAGCTAACGAGTCCTCTGATAAAATCAATGAGCTTCTTTTAAGCATCAGATCCAAAGCGGAATCCATTCAAGAAATCAAATCGGATGCAAAACCACTTTATAAGAAACTCGTACAAAATATCTTCCCGAATGTTCCCTATAAACAGTTCACTAGCAGAGATAATAAAGAAAAAAGAAGAGAACAAAAGTATCTAAGCTCTGAAAAAAGAATCCATGATCCACTTTTCCCACTCAACCATACCTGTGCTGTATTAAGAGATCACATCAAAAGACTTGCTAGAAAAAGTTGGTGTACATCCAAAATCAAAGAACATCTCGAACTGAATATCTATTTGTACATAGCTAAGCTGAATCAATACAGATTCATGTAG